TAGAACAAGAAAAGAAAATTGAAACCTTACAGGAGGAAAACCAAGCACTTTCCAAGGAATTGGAAGCGTTAAAAATCCAAGTGGAGGCCATCAAAAAAATGCTCTCCAAAAAAGAATAACCCATGAGAATCCTTGTTTTCATATCGGTACTTTTTGGGTTGGGAGGACTTTCTGCCCAAACCGCCCTGTACAATATCGGGAACCTCCGCATCCATGACGGGGGCAATCTGGGTTTTCATACAGACCTCATCAATGAGGCTCCCTTTGATGAAAACCGCGGACTTGTGGGTTTTTACGGGGATAACGTCTCGGTCTTTGGCACTGTGGTGCCGCTGTTCTTTGATGTGGAGGTAGCGGTAGAAAATGACCTTATTCTCACTTTGGGTTTGGATACTGGCAACAACACCAATTTCATTTTCGGGGATGTGTTTACCCCAAAGACGAACCCGGCCGTGTACTATAACTTTTTGGCCGATGCCTTTTACAACGGGGAGGGCAACCTTCAAAAAATAAACGGCTATGCGGCCATCACCAACAAACAGGATTTTATGTTTCCCGTGGGGAGCAACGACGCCTTGCGGCCCCTGACCTTGAATTCTGAAAGCGTAAATCCCTTTGCCAAGTGTGCTTATTTTTTCCAGAACCCGGGTACACAGTCGGTCATACCGGGCAACTTCAACATTGAGACCTTGGACGTAGACATTGCCGCCGTTTCCAATATGGAATTTTGGCGCTTGGAGGGCAGTGTTCCCTCCACCATATCCATTTCATGGAACAGGGACAGCAACATGGCCAACCTAACCGATGATGCCACCACCATCATTCCCGTGGGGTGGAGCAAAGTGTCCCAAAGGTGGATCAACTTGGAGGCCACTTTTGTTACGGGCGATTTGGAACAGGGGTTTACAACTTCGGCCACCTTTGTTCCCAACGATTATGAAATCGTCACCCTAGGGGTGTCCCAAATACCTTTTGAACCTTTGGAAAAAGAGGTGCTTACCTTGGACAACTTTTTTGTTTCGCCCAACGGTGACGGTATCAACGACCGCTTTTTTGTGGAGGAGTTGGCGGAATCGCCCAACAACATGGTGCGGATCTACGACCGTTTTGGGCTAAAAGTTTTCGAACAGGCGAACTACGTGGATGAATTTGACGGTTTTTCCAATGTTGGCAACATAGTCTTCGGTCGGGAAGATGGTCTACCTGTAGGTGTCTATTTTTATACGATAGACATGTTGGACCTTGGTTTAAAGTACCAAGGTTTTCTTTACCTGGCTAGATAGGTTTTATCCCATTACCTGGCGCACAATTAGATTCTGATAATGGGTAATATTTCGGGGTTATAGAACGTTATGTATTTATTGCGTTGTTCGATGAAAATCGGTCCGCACACTATTTTTAAGTAATTTTAGTGGGTATCCTTAACCCATCGGAAAAAAACAAAAAATGAAGAGAAGATCCTTTATCCAAAAAAGTAGCGGAGCGGCCTTGGGGCTTTCCTTGCTTCCAAACCTTATCATGCAGGACATGGGCTATTCCACAGCGGAATTGATGGGAAAGGCGAATATCGAACTTTTTGGTAAGGACATCAACCTTCGAAAAGAAGCGCACGACGCATTTTTGGAAATGAAAAAGGCGGCCTATTCAGATGGTATCGACCTTAAAATTGTTTCCAGTTTCCGGGATTTCAGCAGACAGGAAGGCATTTTTGAACGCAAGTACATTACCTACACCGATGAAGGTATGGAACCCATGGCTGCGGTTGAAAAAATAATCGAATATTCCACCATTCCAGGAACCAGCAGGCATCATTGGGGCACGGATGCCGATATTATAGACGGCTATAGAAAGGTGGACGGCGATGTGCTCGATCCGGAAAAATATGGTAACGGCGGTCCTTATGAGGACTTTAAGTTATGGATGGACGAGCATTCAGAAACCTACGGTTATTACTTGGTCTATACGGACGACCCAAAAAGAAGGGGATTCAAATACGAACCATGGCATTATAGCTATGCCCCCTTGTCCATTCCCATGTTGGAAGCTTATAGAGGAATCAACATAGTGGCCCTACTAGAAAAAGAGGATTTTTTTGGCGCCGAAAATTTTACACGGGCCTTCCTACGTAGTTACATCCAAAACAATATTTTAGACATAAATAGGGCACTTCTGTAACTCTTTTGTATCTTAGGTTCTACTATAGAACACTAACATCATGAGAAGAGGAAGTTGGAAAATCCGAATCTTTATCGGTTTGGCCATAGTGGCCTTTGCATTTATACAAAAATGCAACAATAAGGAGGAAAACCCATATACAGGGCGTTCCCAAACCATCAACATGTCCCCGGAGCAGGAAATCGCCATTGGATTGCAAAGTGCGCCCGAGATGGCCCAACAGCACGGTGGGCTCTACCCCGATGAAAAATTACAGGCCTTTGTGGATGCCGTTGGCAACCGGTTGGTAAGCAGCAGCATTGCCAAGGAAACCCCTTATAAATACGACTTTCACCTATTGGCCGATGACCGGACCATAAACGCCTTCGCCTTGCCGGGTGGACAGTGTTTCATTACCTACGCCCTTTTTTCCCAATTGAACGAGGCCCAGCTTGCCGGGGTCTTGGGCCATGAAATAGGGCATGTCATTGGCAGACATTCCGCGGAAAGAATAGCGGAAAGTACCTTCTGGCAAACCGTCACCATGGGTGCTTCCGTTGGTGCTGATATGGGCGATATTGTGGGCAGCATAGGGCAAAATACCCTGCTTACCAATGGAAGGGATGATGAATTGGAAAGTGACGAACTGGGCGTATTATTTATGATACAATCAGGTTATGACCCCAATGAAATGATCAAGGTCATGGAAATACTGAAGGCGGCCGCCGGTCCAAACCGCGTTCCGGAATTTCAAAGCACGCATCCAGACCCAGAAAATAGGATAGAAAAAATTAGGGAAGCCATTGAAAAATATAGGAACGAAGGTTAAACGTTAAATTTTGCGTATAATCGGATTTATATACTCATTGCCCTATCCTTTTTACTATATTTATGACTCCCGAATCGCTTTAACTACTAAAATTTGACCCTTATAGCTTTGATTTAGTAATGTATGCCAAAGGTTTTTGGTATCTAAACAAGACACTATAATGGGAACACTGACACACTTTAAGAATCTTTATGTTGGCGCATTTGAAAATTGCAAACCGGAAATATTGGTGGTGATCTTAAAGGTCTACTCCGTGTTTTGCGCCTTGATGTTATTTATGGCCGTATATGCTTTCATGCATAGGGCATTGAACGGTTTTGAATTTTAATGGTTGCTCTTTTACTTGAACACTATAGAGCGTACATTTTAAATAAAAAAGCCCATCGAAATCGATGGGCTTTTTTTCTAATTCAAATAAACACCCTAAAAAATTAAGAATTGGAATCCAAGACTTTCAAAACTTCAGTGGCCTTGGACATTTCAGCATACTCCTTTACCGTATAGCCTTGGTCGCTCTTGATGTTCAAATTGGCCTGATTCAGTAATAATACTTTTAAAACTTCGGCCTTGTTGTACCTTGCCGCATACATAGCAGGAGTCATTCCCAAGGACTTTTCGTTTACACTTTCACCAGTGGCGAGCAAACTTCTAACTTTGTCCACGTCCCCTTGCATGGCCGCTTTGCATAGTGAATTGATATTATCGTTCATAGGCGCTACGATTTCATGATTGGTAATGGCTTCTAAATTGACGTTTGCATAGGAGCTTGAAAAACTCAAAACCCCTAGAGAAACAGTTAGTAATATTATTTTTTTCATAATTAGACTATTAAATTATTATACAATTTTATTATATCCGTAAAATTAAGTATCCTATATTAGGAATTTTATATTTTAAGAAAACAATAATAAAAGATTAACAAAGACCCGCTTTTCCTTAACAGTGCTTTCCCGCTCAGAATTCCCAACCAGGAAAATGTTGCTGTAAGTCCTCCTAATTTCCATTGGACCGGCCTGAAGGACTATCCAACATCAAACAACCTAAAAAAAGGCCTACTCCTTCAAAATCCGGAATGGGCCTTTCGTCTTTTGATTGATGGTTTCTAAAATCTTAACTGCCCATAGCGCTTTCCAAAACAGCGAGTGCATCGGAGGCATTTGAGAGTTCGGCATATTTACTTACCGAAAAACCTTGTTTACTCTTAATTTTCAAGTCTGCACCATGGTCAATGAGCAATTGGAGCACTTCAGCCCTATTATAGCGCGCCGCAAACATGGCAGGTGTCATACCCAAGGATTTTTTGTTGATGTCTTCCCCTAATTCTATCATTCGCGCTACCGTTTCAATATCGCCCTGCATGACAGCCTTGCAAAAAGAACTAATATCATAGCTCGTTTTGCCGCTCTCCAAGACGCTGTGATTTTTGATGGATGTTTCGTTGGCCATAAGACCCGTGCCCATGAACAAAGCCGCCATGGACAACGTTAGGATTGTTTTTTTCATGATGAATGAATTTTAATTGATGAATAGATTGTTCTTATATAATTATAGACGGGCCTTATGAGCATATGTTACAGGATTAACACTTATATAACTAAATTTTAACAATAGCCATAATTTAGATTGGAGACTTTTGACAAATTCATATTATGGTTTAAAAAGAGTCTAGATGTATTAGTTATACTTAGGGAATCCTATTATTTTTGACGAACACTATTTTACGACCCAAGGATGAACAAGAAAGTTATATTAATGATATTGGACGGATGGGGA
The nucleotide sequence above comes from Maribacter algicola. Encoded proteins:
- a CDS encoding gliding motility-associated C-terminal domain-containing protein, producing the protein MRILVFISVLFGLGGLSAQTALYNIGNLRIHDGGNLGFHTDLINEAPFDENRGLVGFYGDNVSVFGTVVPLFFDVEVAVENDLILTLGLDTGNNTNFIFGDVFTPKTNPAVYYNFLADAFYNGEGNLQKINGYAAITNKQDFMFPVGSNDALRPLTLNSESVNPFAKCAYFFQNPGTQSVIPGNFNIETLDVDIAAVSNMEFWRLEGSVPSTISISWNRDSNMANLTDDATTIIPVGWSKVSQRWINLEATFVTGDLEQGFTTSATFVPNDYEIVTLGVSQIPFEPLEKEVLTLDNFFVSPNGDGINDRFFVEELAESPNNMVRIYDRFGLKVFEQANYVDEFDGFSNVGNIVFGREDGLPVGVYFYTIDMLDLGLKYQGFLYLAR
- a CDS encoding M15 family metallopeptidase, whose amino-acid sequence is MKRRSFIQKSSGAALGLSLLPNLIMQDMGYSTAELMGKANIELFGKDINLRKEAHDAFLEMKKAAYSDGIDLKIVSSFRDFSRQEGIFERKYITYTDEGMEPMAAVEKIIEYSTIPGTSRHHWGTDADIIDGYRKVDGDVLDPEKYGNGGPYEDFKLWMDEHSETYGYYLVYTDDPKRRGFKYEPWHYSYAPLSIPMLEAYRGINIVALLEKEDFFGAENFTRAFLRSYIQNNILDINRALL
- a CDS encoding M48 family metalloprotease; protein product: MRRGSWKIRIFIGLAIVAFAFIQKCNNKEENPYTGRSQTINMSPEQEIAIGLQSAPEMAQQHGGLYPDEKLQAFVDAVGNRLVSSSIAKETPYKYDFHLLADDRTINAFALPGGQCFITYALFSQLNEAQLAGVLGHEIGHVIGRHSAERIAESTFWQTVTMGASVGADMGDIVGSIGQNTLLTNGRDDELESDELGVLFMIQSGYDPNEMIKVMEILKAAAGPNRVPEFQSTHPDPENRIEKIREAIEKYRNEG
- a CDS encoding DUF6747 family protein yields the protein MGTLTHFKNLYVGAFENCKPEILVVILKVYSVFCALMLFMAVYAFMHRALNGFEF
- a CDS encoding ankyrin repeat domain-containing protein; the protein is MKKIILLTVSLGVLSFSSSYANVNLEAITNHEIVAPMNDNINSLCKAAMQGDVDKVRSLLATGESVNEKSLGMTPAMYAARYNKAEVLKVLLLNQANLNIKSDQGYTVKEYAEMSKATEVLKVLDSNS
- a CDS encoding ankyrin repeat domain-containing protein — its product is MKKTILTLSMAALFMGTGLMANETSIKNHSVLESGKTSYDISSFCKAVMQGDIETVARMIELGEDINKKSLGMTPAMFAARYNRAEVLQLLIDHGADLKIKSKQGFSVSKYAELSNASDALAVLESAMGS